The following proteins are co-located in the Diaphorobacter sp. HDW4B genome:
- a CDS encoding site-specific DNA-methyltransferase: MNIQEQNYLHNIDSQTGLAGVPSNFVDLVLTDPPYGIADKAKLTKAGNQIVSTEQAWGQDFNDQWPDINAYYAWLKPFIAQFVRILKDNGSLILFLDRKYTGLIAHYLEHDFQLNFKNKIYFKKKNPVPHIRKNNYRSTIEEAVWFTKGKQYTFNFGPQADMVQFYEGAIGRKTTRHPTEKYGWMIEPLIRNHTKPGQVVLDAFAGSATTLVIAKQHGCNAIGFEKDTRFYEMAKARIEQEQLAFDFGNAE, translated from the coding sequence ATGAATATTCAAGAACAAAACTATCTGCACAACATTGATAGCCAAACTGGTTTGGCTGGTGTTCCTTCCAACTTCGTTGATTTGGTTCTTACCGATCCACCCTACGGCATTGCAGACAAAGCCAAGCTCACCAAAGCAGGCAATCAAATTGTCTCTACAGAACAAGCTTGGGGTCAGGACTTCAATGATCAGTGGCCTGATATCAACGCCTACTATGCTTGGCTCAAGCCCTTCATTGCTCAGTTTGTTCGCATTCTTAAAGACAATGGTTCATTGATTCTTTTCCTTGATAGGAAGTACACCGGACTCATTGCTCACTACTTGGAACACGACTTTCAGTTGAATTTCAAGAACAAGATTTACTTCAAGAAGAAAAATCCTGTCCCTCACATTCGTAAGAACAACTATCGCTCCACCATTGAAGAGGCTGTCTGGTTCACCAAGGGCAAGCAGTACACCTTCAACTTTGGCCCACAGGCCGACATGGTGCAGTTCTACGAGGGAGCTATTGGCCGCAAGACCACCCGCCACCCAACCGAGAAATACGGCTGGATGATTGAGCCATTGATTCGGAACCACACCAAGCCTGGTCAAGTCGTTCTTGACGCCTTTGCAGGTTCCGCCACCACTTTGGTGATTGCCAAACAGCACGGTTGCAATGCCATTGGCTTTGAGAAGGACACACGCTTCTACGAGATGGCCAAGGCTCGCATTGAGCAAGAGCAGCTTGCTTTTGACTTCGGCAACGCAGAGTAA
- a CDS encoding pentapeptide repeat-containing protein has protein sequence MRNKSTKRYSYTGHDSRESKFIHKNFNKTASYNTNFSGATFENTAFIGAKFKFCSFYESKFLNCYIRGALFRGANLQSCVFKDCIVSASVFDRCKFKGVRFEGCKIVSSSKIEEFLPVSCFEDTEILSAYPGIGEFDPKLIDMVEALRLNDFIRRSSVLHRKRKQIDTVSLKVLVEVFGQSFLLKCLNGLPTLIVKEFYTLSYIIHFLRKMQACDISETPGPAALGAPKPNV, from the coding sequence ATGAGAAATAAATCAACAAAACGCTACAGCTACACGGGGCATGATTCGCGCGAGAGCAAATTTATTCATAAGAACTTTAATAAGACTGCAAGCTATAACACTAATTTCTCTGGTGCCACTTTTGAGAACACTGCGTTCATTGGTGCAAAGTTCAAGTTTTGCTCGTTCTATGAGTCAAAGTTTTTGAATTGCTATATCAGAGGCGCACTTTTCAGAGGGGCCAATCTTCAAAGTTGTGTATTCAAAGATTGCATTGTTTCTGCTTCAGTTTTTGATCGTTGTAAGTTTAAGGGTGTTAGGTTTGAAGGATGTAAAATTGTTTCCTCAAGCAAGATTGAAGAATTCCTGCCAGTCTCGTGCTTTGAAGACACGGAGATACTTTCTGCATATCCCGGTATTGGCGAATTTGATCCCAAATTGATTGATATGGTGGAAGCACTTCGGTTGAATGATTTTATTAGAAGGTCAAGCGTGTTGCACCGAAAAAGAAAGCAGATTGATACTGTTTCGCTGAAGGTGCTTGTAGAGGTATTCGGGCAAAGTTTTTTGTTGAAATGTCTTAACGGCTTACCAACTTTGATTGTCAAAGAATTCTATACATTGAGCTACATCATCCACTTCTTGCGAAAAATGCAGGCGTGTGATATAAGTGAGACCCCCGGTCCTGCTGCCCTTGGTGCTCCGAAACCTAACGTATGA
- a CDS encoding helix-turn-helix domain-containing protein: MTQEVVADLVNLSTEGYARYERGETPASLMRLSKLATLFGCGLDELVVETSTGLTAQAQHIANLLDGVSSSDRDEIVKIVESICALSHKKHKKSLKPY, encoded by the coding sequence ATGACTCAGGAGGTGGTAGCAGACCTCGTTAACTTGAGCACCGAAGGCTATGCAAGGTACGAACGCGGGGAGACACCCGCCTCTCTTATGAGGCTTTCCAAACTAGCAACCCTGTTTGGCTGTGGCTTGGACGAGCTTGTGGTGGAAACGAGCACAGGGCTGACTGCTCAGGCCCAGCACATAGCCAACCTGCTAGATGGCGTGTCCAGCAGTGACAGGGACGAGATCGTGAAGATCGTTGAGAGCATTTGCGCTCTTTCCCACAAGAAGCACAAGAAGAGCTTGAAGCCGTACTAG
- a CDS encoding ATP-binding protein, whose translation MARINLRKFIAEHYRGGVSARDVIREALTNAIHAGGKNISVDLHFSERQQELSPGTEERRALETITIIDDGEGFTTENLNFFDEICTGHKDSIGGKGVGRLAFLKYAKTVEIKSQLAHELVEFSYTPEFKLDDVKKSSKSGAASTSIMLMDLKEKINTQVTKLVNAICDDLRLLLFLKHQTGHTITLKFTHNSRQPFDEVYTFSGGAIEAELTKDFEFQGERFNCYLFRDEAPRKGIVAMLCADELCIEEYVISKRFDVCRHLIFVTSDYFNKRSNIERQRLELPKTEEETDMVSPISREKLTPRIHEECMKMIDEAAEGDIEQFKTGNVEKLKKYYPFIKIDSLGGNAALLDADEVVKTYRAQQARREDQLIDALESGRPVSLDDVSHLASEDLARFIVHRALVIDSLACMPPTTAEDALHNAILPKRTDGSEIRENNVWLVDDKFLSYSNIYSDETLAKIIEEVGQSVESKQHRRPDVAAFFSKDSEDHPNKLVIIEFKKPGADIFENNKALMQCRLYASELADRIPTVREVFAFSVVEIDDAFYRDMKQTGFKDVFSLNDRVVYNDYTIGTKMDIPLHLYVMPASALIKDAKARNRVFEEVLQFDVAK comes from the coding sequence GTGGCAAGAATCAATCTAAGAAAATTCATTGCTGAACACTATCGTGGTGGCGTCAGTGCACGCGATGTGATTCGTGAGGCTTTAACCAATGCTATTCATGCAGGCGGAAAAAACATTTCTGTTGATCTGCACTTCTCCGAACGTCAGCAAGAACTTTCACCAGGCACTGAAGAAAGACGTGCGTTAGAGACAATAACCATCATTGATGATGGCGAAGGTTTTACTACTGAAAACCTGAACTTCTTTGATGAAATCTGCACCGGCCACAAAGACAGTATTGGTGGTAAAGGTGTAGGGCGTCTTGCGTTTCTTAAATACGCGAAGACTGTGGAGATTAAGAGCCAACTTGCCCACGAGCTTGTTGAGTTCAGCTACACGCCTGAATTCAAATTAGATGATGTGAAGAAGTCATCGAAAAGTGGAGCCGCAAGCACGAGCATCATGCTCATGGACTTGAAGGAGAAAATCAACACGCAAGTGACTAAGTTAGTCAATGCTATTTGTGATGACTTGCGATTGTTGTTATTCTTGAAGCACCAGACTGGGCACACTATTACTTTAAAGTTCACCCATAACTCAAGACAGCCATTTGATGAGGTCTATACCTTTTCAGGTGGTGCAATTGAGGCTGAACTAACTAAGGACTTTGAGTTTCAAGGCGAGAGATTTAACTGCTACCTGTTCAGAGATGAGGCACCTCGCAAGGGCATTGTTGCCATGCTGTGTGCGGACGAGTTGTGCATTGAAGAATACGTGATCAGCAAGCGATTTGATGTCTGCCGTCACCTCATCTTCGTCACCTCTGATTACTTCAATAAGCGTTCTAACATTGAGCGTCAGCGCTTGGAACTTCCAAAGACTGAGGAAGAAACCGATATGGTTTCGCCCATCAGCCGCGAAAAGCTGACACCTCGCATTCATGAAGAATGCATGAAGATGATTGACGAGGCTGCTGAAGGGGACATTGAGCAGTTCAAAACTGGCAACGTTGAAAAGCTCAAGAAGTACTACCCCTTCATCAAAATTGACTCACTCGGTGGCAATGCTGCCTTGTTGGACGCTGATGAAGTGGTCAAGACTTACCGGGCACAGCAGGCCCGTAGGGAAGACCAACTGATCGATGCCTTGGAGAGCGGTCGTCCCGTTTCACTTGACGATGTCTCTCACCTGGCCAGCGAAGATTTGGCACGGTTCATCGTCCATAGGGCGTTGGTGATTGACTCCTTGGCCTGCATGCCGCCCACGACTGCGGAAGATGCTTTGCACAATGCCATCCTTCCCAAGCGCACTGACGGCAGCGAGATCAGAGAGAACAACGTGTGGCTTGTGGATGACAAGTTCCTGTCGTACTCCAACATCTATAGCGACGAGACACTGGCGAAGATCATTGAGGAAGTCGGCCAGTCGGTGGAGTCTAAGCAGCACCGTCGCCCTGATGTGGCTGCATTCTTCTCAAAGGACAGTGAAGACCATCCCAACAAGCTCGTCATTATTGAGTTCAAGAAGCCCGGTGCCGATATTTTTGAGAACAATAAAGCTCTGATGCAATGCAGGCTTTATGCCAGTGAGCTTGCCGACAGGATTCCCACGGTCCGTGAAGTCTTCGCTTTCTCCGTTGTGGAGATTGATGATGCTTTCTATCGGGACATGAAGCAAACTGGTTTCAAGGACGTGTTCTCACTCAATGATCGGGTTGTCTATAACGATTACACGATTGGCACAAAAATGGACATACCACTTCACCTGTATGTCATGCCAGCATCTGCACTGATCAAAGATGCGAAGGCAAGAAATCGCGTATTTGAAGAAGTCTTGCAATTCGACGTTGCCAAATAA
- a CDS encoding spore coat protein U domain-containing protein produces the protein MKKGKILVALMIALGSSAAMAASANSTTANFQVSATVSPACVIEATNISFGAVTPAPSGKVNATGAISSTCTKTTAYTLEITFDGEAYDGKMFHPDAIASGDLSEKETSLDFQVGLSQIGDRQKDLTGTGKVEVTTVVAELPLNQFVKPGNYSANMHVFLTY, from the coding sequence ATGAAAAAGGGAAAAATTTTAGTCGCTTTAATGATCGCTTTAGGATCTAGTGCTGCTATGGCGGCGAGTGCAAACAGTACAACAGCGAACTTTCAGGTGAGTGCCACAGTAAGTCCTGCCTGTGTGATTGAAGCTACCAACATATCATTTGGTGCAGTTACACCGGCACCTTCAGGGAAGGTGAATGCTACAGGTGCTATCAGTTCAACCTGCACTAAAACTACTGCATATACATTGGAAATTACCTTTGACGGCGAGGCGTATGATGGAAAGATGTTTCATCCAGACGCGATAGCGTCAGGTGACTTAAGTGAAAAAGAAACCTCTTTAGACTTTCAAGTAGGGTTAAGTCAAATTGGTGATAGACAGAAAGACTTGACAGGCACTGGCAAAGTTGAGGTAACTACTGTGGTGGCCGAACTTCCATTGAACCAATTCGTTAAGCCAGGAAATTATTCAGCAAACATGCATGTTTTCTTGACTTACTAA
- a CDS encoding spore coat protein U domain-containing protein, whose product MNNKKIWLALLGILVSSMAIAGNTTANMTATSVLAPSCTITAFSVNFGAFMLPLSAQSSSGSIDLLCTRDTPYTIEMAYGGVYGQGQTSDGSYWTLAKRDNGTLYYLYSEGGAFIKSSPWFGVRATQAEIASSLGCMFDGNNRCQTARPSYDYGMMSGAAKGDAVAYSIYIPGDNSKVWNAGKNSYSGRGTGEQEHLSFQLKIVPSQTSNKFPAPDFYKDAVTVNIRY is encoded by the coding sequence ATGAATAATAAGAAGATATGGTTGGCTTTGCTAGGTATTCTTGTTTCAAGCATGGCGATAGCTGGCAATACAACTGCCAACATGACAGCGACATCAGTCCTTGCGCCGAGCTGTACTATTACTGCATTTAGTGTCAATTTTGGTGCGTTTATGCTGCCTTTATCTGCGCAGTCTTCTAGTGGATCAATTGATCTTTTGTGTACGAGAGATACGCCTTACACCATTGAAATGGCATATGGTGGGGTTTATGGGCAAGGGCAGACAAGTGATGGCTCATACTGGACTTTGGCTAAGAGGGACAATGGAACCTTGTACTACCTCTACAGCGAAGGTGGAGCGTTTATAAAATCTAGTCCGTGGTTTGGGGTACGTGCTACGCAGGCCGAAATCGCTTCATCATTAGGTTGCATGTTTGATGGCAACAACAGATGTCAAACAGCTAGACCATCTTATGACTATGGGATGATGAGTGGTGCGGCTAAGGGTGATGCTGTAGCTTACTCAATCTATATTCCTGGAGACAATTCGAAAGTTTGGAATGCTGGAAAGAATTCTTACTCTGGAAGAGGAACAGGTGAGCAAGAACACCTTAGCTTCCAATTAAAGATCGTGCCGTCGCAAACAAGCAATAAATTTCCTGCGCCAGACTTTTATAAAGATGCTGTAACCGTCAATATAAGATACTAA
- the mobC gene encoding plasmid mobilization relaxosome protein MobC gives MAHQIKEKDPTLKQRAGQTGVEANKSKRTKRFEIRFTQQEWTALQDRAYESGSSSAAIYARSVLLPSQHIADLETKAEQKVRLQLLASFGKIGSNINQIARALNRMKVWNTTTEGMLLELTKIQEAVSTITTIFKERK, from the coding sequence ATGGCACATCAAATAAAAGAAAAAGATCCCACTCTCAAACAGAGAGCCGGTCAAACTGGCGTAGAAGCCAACAAGTCAAAACGAACTAAGCGTTTTGAAATCAGGTTCACCCAGCAAGAATGGACTGCACTTCAAGATAGAGCTTACGAATCAGGCTCTTCTTCCGCAGCTATCTATGCTCGCTCTGTTCTTCTTCCGAGCCAACACATAGCCGATCTTGAAACTAAAGCTGAACAGAAAGTTCGCCTTCAGCTACTTGCCTCATTTGGAAAAATCGGCAGCAACATCAACCAGATTGCCAGAGCCTTAAACAGAATGAAGGTGTGGAACACGACCACAGAAGGCATGCTCCTGGAGCTAACCAAAATACAAGAAGCAGTCTCAACGATAACAACAATATTTAAGGAAAGGAAATGA
- a CDS encoding type I restriction enzyme HsdR N-terminal domain-containing protein, whose translation MISITENQFRDHLFEHHKESLSTLIKGRRDPVEWTGDGFPSISFLLQRRAEKKINEILDNLEELVLTAKEMRLERNAPHPTRIDLFGNSASTGIAVIELKKSGQTERQAFTELLAYSNHFCSIFPGLKESSITSILVAPMETRTVKDAYVQELVSNAKNILGLIPSQDGSNFTLEVFYPGASYYAYFENNILNDASMVCVAYEFPLIPGWIDSDLKGEDKSLPDYTKNALNKISNSIAQRLASEGYHALIYATQKWGEIAGLFPNPNVIVVAAMNPFSSYRTNVHEGQVYGSSDEGRISQVQSIYDQLTGDGKEFYWVDTMENNFHNSLMRSVREQFEHCLQSHAGEKVRGSLSCPDWYGLKTSNIDAVFTHNLDVYSTGLLREIYLEYMTHVYKNGIDEIYYHDDLPKYGYKMLTPFLAVWEIFSGLGYKKEDEIPEDEDAEDS comes from the coding sequence ATGATTTCCATCACTGAAAACCAGTTCCGCGATCACCTCTTTGAACATCATAAAGAAAGCCTTTCCACGTTAATCAAGGGTAGAAGAGATCCAGTTGAATGGACTGGAGACGGCTTTCCAAGCATCAGCTTTTTGTTGCAGCGGCGTGCGGAAAAGAAGATCAATGAAATACTTGATAATTTGGAAGAATTGGTCCTTACAGCCAAGGAAATGAGGCTTGAGCGTAATGCACCACACCCCACACGGATAGATCTCTTTGGGAACTCTGCATCAACAGGAATTGCAGTCATCGAACTGAAGAAGTCAGGTCAAACGGAGCGTCAAGCCTTCACGGAACTCTTGGCCTATAGCAATCATTTCTGTTCAATTTTTCCAGGGCTTAAGGAGAGTTCCATTACCTCAATCCTTGTTGCACCAATGGAAACTCGCACGGTAAAAGATGCCTATGTTCAAGAGTTGGTTTCAAATGCGAAAAATATTCTAGGATTGATACCAAGTCAAGATGGCAGTAACTTTACCTTGGAAGTCTTTTATCCAGGTGCATCTTACTATGCCTACTTTGAGAATAACATATTAAATGATGCATCAATGGTTTGCGTCGCTTATGAGTTTCCATTGATTCCTGGTTGGATAGACTCTGATTTGAAGGGCGAAGATAAAAGCCTTCCAGATTACACAAAGAATGCCCTAAACAAGATATCAAACTCCATAGCGCAGCGACTGGCTTCTGAAGGCTACCATGCTCTGATCTATGCAACGCAAAAATGGGGCGAGATCGCAGGACTATTCCCTAACCCCAATGTCATCGTTGTGGCGGCCATGAATCCTTTTTCTTCCTACAGAACGAATGTTCATGAAGGACAGGTTTATGGTAGCTCTGATGAAGGCCGCATTAGCCAGGTTCAATCAATTTACGATCAACTGACAGGTGACGGTAAAGAGTTCTACTGGGTTGATACGATGGAGAACAATTTCCACAATAGCTTGATGAGAAGCGTTAGGGAGCAGTTTGAGCACTGCCTACAGAGCCATGCGGGAGAAAAGGTAAGAGGCTCTTTAAGTTGTCCTGATTGGTATGGCTTGAAAACCAGCAATATAGATGCCGTTTTTACACACAACCTCGATGTCTATTCCACGGGGTTGCTGAGGGAAATTTATCTGGAGTACATGACCCATGTATATAAAAATGGGATCGATGAGATTTACTACCATGATGATTTACCAAAATATGGCTACAAAATGTTGACTCCATTCTTGGCTGTCTGGGAGATCTTTTCAGGTCTTGGCTACAAGAAAGAAGATGAGATACCTGAAGATGAAGATGCAGAGGATAGTTAA
- a CDS encoding PIN domain-containing protein, with translation MKSKKLLLVDLENKHKVDLSPLDESFRAIIFVGANQNPPKASKKPATAHRFSRVDFLKISGSGKNALDFHIAFELGRTFETAPDTQCFVLSGDKGFDPLLNHLNTNGMTCKRVESIAELVPSNVVPVVVPDQVVCPHCRKASTIPHHGGHWCSNCGRFAAPPDPKLLPSNQKGYREPERYRYEDTAIYSECGWCHQKTDMTGGIYDDGEWMCGGCIARYAR, from the coding sequence ATGAAGAGCAAGAAGCTGCTGCTAGTTGACTTGGAGAACAAGCACAAGGTAGATCTGTCTCCCTTGGATGAGAGTTTCAGGGCCATCATCTTCGTCGGTGCCAACCAGAACCCTCCCAAGGCTTCCAAGAAGCCAGCAACAGCGCACAGGTTCAGCCGTGTGGATTTCTTGAAGATCTCAGGCTCAGGCAAGAATGCCTTGGACTTCCACATTGCCTTTGAGCTTGGCAGGACGTTTGAAACGGCTCCAGACACCCAATGCTTTGTCTTGAGTGGTGACAAGGGCTTCGATCCCTTGCTCAACCACCTCAACACCAATGGCATGACTTGCAAGCGTGTGGAGAGCATTGCTGAACTCGTGCCTAGCAATGTGGTGCCTGTCGTTGTGCCTGATCAGGTGGTGTGTCCTCATTGCAGGAAGGCCAGCACCATTCCTCATCATGGTGGGCACTGGTGCAGCAACTGCGGCAGGTTTGCCGCGCCTCCAGATCCGAAGCTCTTGCCGTCCAACCAGAAGGGCTATAGAGAGCCTGAGCGATATAGATACGAGGACACGGCGATCTATTCGGAATGTGGCTGGTGTCACCAAAAAACGGACATGACAGGTGGTATCTACGATGATGGTGAGTGGATGTGTGGCGGCTGCATAGCTCGCTATGCGCGTTAG
- a CDS encoding IS3 family transposase (programmed frameshift), whose protein sequence is MSNQRYPQEFKTEAVKQITERGHKVADVSARLGVSQHSLYQWIKAQGTPAHDRPAQVSQTEELRRLKAELKRVTEERDILKKGRSVLCQAVRVKYAFIKRHEGEYSIRRLCKVMAVHPSGYYAWKAQPMSLRAKDDQRLLGLLKHAWLESGGVYGYRKLTMDMRDLGESCGKHRVARLLKIEGLRSQTGYKRRAGMRGGKPAIVAPNHLQRRFAAAEPNQAWVTDITYIRTHEGWLYLAVVVDLFSRQVVGWSMGSRIDTGLVLDALLMALWRRRPKLPVMVHSDQGSQFTGHDWQGFLRDHNLVSSMSRRGNCHDNAVAESFFQLLKRERIRRQIYPTRDEARADVFNYIEMFYNPKRRHGTAGDISPVEFERRHSQRLNSV, encoded by the exons ATGAGTAACCAAAGATATCCCCAAGAATTCAAGACCGAAGCAGTCAAGCAGATCACTGAGCGCGGCCATAAGGTGGCCGATGTTTCAGCCCGACTAGGCGTAAGTCAGCACAGCCTTTATCAATGGATCAAGGCTCAAGGAACGCCTGCCCATGATCGGCCGGCACAGGTGTCACAAACCGAGGAGTTGCGACGACTGAAGGCTGAACTCAAGCGAGTCACAGAGGAGCGCGACATCCTAAAAAAGG GCCGCAGCGTACTTTGCCAAGCAGTCCGGGTGAAGTACGCATTCATCAAGCGCCATGAAGGTGAGTACAGCATTCGCCGACTGTGCAAGGTCATGGCTGTACACCCTAGCGGCTACTACGCCTGGAAGGCGCAACCGATGAGCCTGCGTGCAAAGGACGATCAACGTCTGTTGGGTCTTCTCAAGCATGCGTGGCTCGAGAGTGGTGGCGTCTATGGCTATCGCAAGCTGACCATGGACATGCGTGATTTGGGCGAGAGCTGCGGCAAGCATCGCGTGGCACGACTGCTCAAAATCGAGGGGCTGCGCTCACAGACGGGCTACAAACGCCGTGCAGGCATGCGTGGCGGCAAACCTGCCATCGTCGCGCCCAATCACTTGCAGCGCCGCTTCGCAGCGGCCGAGCCCAACCAAGCTTGGGTGACTGACATCACATACATCCGCACCCATGAAGGTTGGCTGTATCTGGCGGTGGTGGTTGACCTGTTCTCACGTCAGGTTGTTGGCTGGTCTATGGGCAGCCGCATCGATACTGGCTTGGTGCTCGATGCACTGTTGATGGCCTTGTGGCGTCGCAGGCCTAAGCTGCCTGTCATGGTGCATTCGGATCAGGGTAGTCAGTTTACAGGCCATGACTGGCAGGGCTTTCTGCGAGATCACAATCTGGTCTCCAGCATGAGTCGTCGCGGCAACTGTCACGACAACGCCGTGGCCGAGAGCTTCTTCCAGTTGCTCAAGCGCGAGCGTATTCGCCGCCAGATTTACCCGACGCGCGATGAGGCCAGGGCTGATGTCTTCAACTACATCGAGATGTTTTACAACCCGAAAAGGCGTCATGGCACCGCCGGAGATATCTCTCCGGTAGAGTTCGAAAGACGGCATTCCCAACGGCTCAACAGTGTCTAG
- a CDS encoding DEAD/DEAH box helicase encodes MELKDYQADVLTDLSAYLDTLLECKGHLPNSFAKYWQERGVLNQVYKNNIKEVPHVCVKVPTAGGKTFIAVNALDRIFAAFAEYNPTRPKFVVWLVPSLTILEQTVKNLSNIDHPYRQRLNDLFNGRVQVYEKADVLQGAGFNADTVKEQLSVVVMSFDSLKATNKENRKAFQENGYLASFIADDSEVVEPLEGTDPSALINVMRSLKPIVVVDESHNAESTLSVDMLRNLNPSFIFDLTATPRDNSNIISYVDALRLKKQNMVKLPVIVANQRSQEDVIMAALNMRRQLEEFAKKAEANGGGYIRPIVLFQAEPKTKDDTTTFEKVREILVDLNISPEHIAIKTANVNELKGVDLLSRTCEVRYIITVNALKEGWDCPFAYVLATLANKSSVVDVTQILGRVLRMPYTRKHSVELLNLSYVFTSSSQFQSTLNQVVAGLNKAGFSKRDYREVDLSSIPVDPAPQADQQSLPLPVPTDPTPAQPSGDSGDALEVETSKLNPNWEAQAVQQATHAAEGEQSAGIAGTEATTGNAVIAGVETIKAQAVEQAKQFEQQAKDATGDSSPEELKAHMNEHKIKPMFEQSVQAVKLPQFFIKVPSDGGFFDAGDEWHKLAKENLLSNFVLANLDATVNFTAIEADVYAVDAQEIGNGESAPAFKAVKKAEKE; translated from the coding sequence ATGGAACTGAAAGACTATCAGGCTGATGTACTCACCGATCTGAGTGCGTATCTGGACACCCTCCTTGAATGCAAGGGGCATCTGCCAAACTCGTTTGCAAAGTATTGGCAAGAGCGTGGTGTTCTCAATCAGGTCTACAAGAACAACATCAAGGAAGTGCCTCATGTCTGCGTGAAGGTTCCCACTGCTGGTGGAAAGACCTTCATTGCAGTCAATGCACTTGATCGAATTTTTGCGGCCTTCGCTGAGTACAACCCGACTCGGCCAAAGTTTGTAGTTTGGTTGGTGCCTTCGCTGACCATCCTTGAGCAGACCGTCAAGAACCTGTCCAACATCGATCACCCTTATCGTCAGCGTTTGAACGATCTGTTCAATGGGCGTGTGCAGGTGTATGAGAAGGCTGATGTTCTGCAAGGTGCTGGCTTCAATGCAGACACCGTAAAGGAGCAGCTTTCAGTAGTTGTGATGTCGTTTGACTCGTTGAAAGCGACCAACAAAGAGAACCGAAAGGCGTTCCAAGAGAACGGCTATCTTGCGTCCTTCATTGCTGACGATAGTGAAGTTGTTGAGCCACTGGAAGGTACTGATCCTTCAGCACTCATCAACGTCATGCGCAGTTTGAAGCCTATCGTGGTTGTAGACGAGAGCCACAATGCCGAAAGCACGTTGTCGGTTGACATGCTTCGCAACCTCAACCCTAGCTTCATTTTTGATCTGACTGCTACGCCGCGCGACAACAGCAACATCATCAGCTACGTTGATGCCCTTCGGCTCAAGAAGCAGAACATGGTGAAGCTGCCGGTGATTGTTGCCAATCAGCGCAGTCAGGAAGACGTGATCATGGCCGCGCTGAACATGCGCCGCCAACTGGAAGAGTTCGCCAAGAAAGCAGAAGCTAATGGCGGTGGCTACATTCGGCCTATCGTGCTGTTCCAGGCTGAACCGAAGACCAAAGACGATACGACCACCTTTGAGAAGGTGCGTGAGATTCTTGTTGATCTCAACATTTCTCCCGAACACATAGCTATCAAAACGGCCAATGTGAACGAACTGAAGGGCGTTGATCTGCTCAGTCGCACATGTGAGGTGCGATACATCATCACCGTCAATGCGTTGAAGGAAGGTTGGGACTGCCCGTTTGCCTATGTGTTGGCAACGCTGGCAAACAAGTCTTCGGTTGTTGATGTCACCCAGATTTTGGGCCGTGTTTTGCGCATGCCCTACACGCGCAAGCACAGTGTGGAATTGCTCAACCTGAGCTATGTCTTCACGTCTTCTAGCCAGTTCCAGAGCACGCTGAACCAGGTCGTCGCTGGGCTGAACAAGGCAGGCTTTTCCAAGCGTGACTATCGGGAAGTCGATCTGTCGTCTATTCCGGTCGATCCAGCCCCGCAGGCCGATCAGCAGAGCCTTCCTTTGCCGGTGCCAACCGACCCGACACCAGCGCAACCGTCTGGTGATTCTGGCGACGCTCTTGAAGTGGAAACGAGCAAGCTCAATCCGAACTGGGAAGCGCAAGCAGTCCAGCAAGCTACTCATGCCGCAGAAGGTGAGCAGAGTGCTGGGATTGCTGGAACAGAGGCTACAACTGGCAATGCTGTGATTGCTGGGGTGGAAACTATCAAGGCCCAAGCCGTGGAGCAAGCCAAACAATTTGAACAACAGGCTAAAGATGCCACAGGCGATAGCTCGCCTGAAGAGTTGAAAGCGCACATGAACGAACACAAGATAAAACCTATGTTCGAGCAGTCTGTGCAGGCCGTCAAACTGCCTCAGTTCTTCATCAAGGTTCCCTCGGACGGTGGCTTCTTTGACGCTGGTGACGAGTGGCACAAGCTGGCAAAAGAAAACTTGTTGTCCAATTTTGTGTTGGCAAATCTTGATGCCACGGTCAACTTCACTGCTATTGAGGCAGACGTCTATGCAGTAGATGCGCAAGAGATTGGCAATGGGGAAAGTGCGCCTGCATTCAAGGCTGTGAAGAAGGCTGAGAAGGAATGA